The Demetria terragena DSM 11295 sequence GATGAGGATGGCGATTCGGCTGATTCGACGATCACGGTGACGGTGGAGCCTGGTGCTGATCCGGTGCCGCCGGTGGCGAACCCGGATGAGGAGACGACACCGTTGGATACTCCGGTGACGTTTGACCCGACCGAGAACGACACTCCTGGTGACACGCCGATTGTTCCTGGTGAGACCACGTTGTTGGATGAGGACGGTAATCCCACCGATGAGGTGACCATCCCGGATGTGGGCACGTTCACTGTTGAAGACAACGGTGAGATCACCTTCACGCCGGAGGATGGGTTCACGGGTACGACACCGCCGGTGGATTACCGGGTCTTTGATGAGGATGGCGACTCAGCTGACTCCACGATCACGGTGACGGTGGCCGACCCGGGTGGACCTGGTGACCCGGGCGATCCCGGTGACCCGGGCAATCCCGGTAACCCGGGCGGACCTGGTGACCCGGACAACCCGCAGGTTCCGACGGGCGACCCGGTGGCCCAAGGGCCGAACACCGGTCTGATCGCGGCTGGCCTGCTGGCTGTCCTGTTCGGATTGGTTGGCGGAGGTGTGGCTATCCGCCGATTCCGCGGATAGGAACGACAGTGGCTGTTGAAAACGGTCACTGAAGTGGGGCAGGAAACGCAGCGCGTTTCCTGCCCCACTTTCAATGCCAGGGGGTGGTCTTAGGCCACGCGGAGGCGGGCGCGTCGTGGCCGGGCTGACCTCAGCACCGAGTCGTAGTGCCCGAGCAGTTCGTCGGTCAGCGCTGACCAGGTCCGAGACTCCACGCGACGACGCCCGGAGGCGCCCATGCGTTCCCGGGCGGCCGGGTCGGCCACGAGGCCACCGACAGCTTGCCGCAGGGCGCCGTGACGGGTGGGATCAAAGAGGAAGCCGGTGACGCCGGGGCGCACGATGTCCAAGGGGCCGCCCACTGCGGGAGCGACCACGGGAAGCCCGCTGGCCATGGCCTCTTGGAGAGTCTGTCCGAAGGTCTCGTGGGTGCCGGAGTGCGCGAAAATATCAAGTGCGGCATAGGCCCGCGCCAGTTCATCGCCGGTGCGCATGCCCAGGAAGGACGCCTTGGGTAGGAGTTGTTCGAGGGAGCCCCGCGTTGGGCCATCGCCGATGATGGCCAGGCTGACACCGGGCATCGCTTCGATCGCCGCAAGCCGGTGGCAGTCCTTCTCTGGTGCCAGGCGTCCGACGTAGCCGGCGATGGTCTCGCCGTGGGGGGCGAGCATGGACCGCAAGTCTGCGACGTCGGCTTCGTCGCGTCGCCCGGGCCGGAACAGCTCGGTGTCGACTCCGCGCCGCCAGAGGGCCGTACGCGGAATGTCGTGCTCATCGAGTTGGCTCAGCGCGTGGGTGCTCGGCGCCAACGTCAGGTCAGCCAAGGAGTGGAACCGGCGTACCCAGTGCCAGGCCGTGGTCTCCACCTGGGGTGCAAGGGCGCCCGCGTGCTGAGCGAGGTAGCGAGGCATGTCGGTCTGGTAGACGGCAACGGTCGGGATGCCCAGGTTGTGCGCAGCGCTGAGACCCCGGGCGCCGAGCCCGAACGGCGACGCGGCGTGGACGACATCGGGGGCGAACTCGCGCAGGGTGCGCTCAAGGTCGGGGGAGGGCAACCCCACGCGGAATTTGCGGAGGGTGACGCCGCGGACGGCGTGGACCCGAAAGCCGGCGTACGTCGACGGCGCGGGAGCTGGTGCGATCACCAGCGCTTCGTGTCCGGCGGCGGCGAGGCACTCCAGGACGCGGCAGACACTGGTAGTCACGCCGTTGAGTGTGGGAAGGAACGACTCGGTGACGATCGCAATGCGCATGACTTCAGCGTGAGGGCTGGCTGTGGCGCCACGGAGTCCCTCATCTGATGACAGGGTGAGCGGCAGGTTAACGATGTGGACTACCGTCGCGTACATGTCGAACGTGGACGGGGAAATCGACGGCTTCTGGGCGGTCGTGCCCGCAGGTGGCTCAGGGACCCGATTGTGGCCGCTGTCACGCGCTGGCTCACCCAAATTCTTGTATGACTTCACCGGCTCTGGTCGCTCACTGCTGCAGGGCACGGTCGACCGGCTGGAGCCGTTGTGCACCAGCCGAGTCATGGTGGTGACGGGAGGCAGGCACGCCGAGGCGGCCCGCGAGCAGTTGCCCAATCTTCCCGACGATGGGCTGGTCGTCGAGCCATCCCCGCGTGACTCGATGCCAGCAATCGGGCTGGCAGCGGCGATCTTGGAGCGTCGCGATCCGGACGCGGTGCTGGGCTCGTTCGCCGCGGATCACCACATCACTGATGACGAGAGTTTCAGGGAGTGCGTACGCGAGGCCGTAGAGGTGGCGCGCACCGGTCGCCTCGTCACGCTTGGCATCGAGCCAACCCATGCCGCCACGGGCTTTGGCTACATCCACATGGGCGAGCCGCTCGAGGTTGACGGTGCGCCGCACGCCTGTGGGGTGCAATCTTTCGTTGAGAAGCCTGACGGTGTGACGGCGCAGCAGTACCTCGCGAGCGGTGAATATCGTTGGAACGCAGGAATGTTCGTCGTGAAAGCGACGGTGTTGCTGGACCTTCTGGCGACGTACCAGCCGGTGATGGCCACCCACCTGCGCGCGATCGCTGAGAACCCGATCCGGTTGGGGGAGCTATGGCCCCGGCTGACCAAGATCGCGATCGATCCGGCGGTCGCCGAGCCTGCTGCGGTGGACGACCGCGTGGCGGTCATCCCCGGTCGGTTCGGATGGGATGACGTTGGCGACTATGCCTCTCTCGCTTCGGTGCTCGGCGACTCACCCGACGTGCCGGGGGTCAAGATTCTTGGCGAGCGGGACCTGGTCGTCATGCAGGACGCCACCGGATTCGTTGCGCCCCAGTCGGGTCGCACGATCGTGGCGCTCGGCCTGGAGGACATCGTGGTGGTGGACACCCACGATGCCGTCATGGTGACGACCCGTGAGCGCGCCCAGGACGTGAAGCAGATCGTGGAACGCCTCAAGTTGGCCGGTCGCGAAGACCTGACCTGACGCACGACGGGACATAAGGATGCTGCCCAGCCGCACCAGGTGAGGCTGAACGGCATCCTTAAGCCGCGCGGGTTCGTCGAAACACCGCTGGGGCGCGGCACCCAGGCCGGCACTCAGTCGGTTCGCCACCCCACCCATCAGCCGCGAGTAGTGCGCTGATCTTGCCGGCCGTGAGGCACGGTCGATCGAAGACCTGCGCCCACCCGATGCGCGTACTGGCTAGACCGGCGAGTGAGGCATCAAGATCGCGCTCTAGGTCATGGTCGCGCCGGTCAGCGCCTTGATGAAATGCGCGGCCATCAAGTTCGATCGCCCGCCGGTCGGGGTAGAGCGCGTCACGCACTGCGACGCGCGGCCCGGTGGTGTCGGTGACCTGGCGAAGCGCTCGCGGAAGTCCGTGCGCGCGTTCGACTCGGTGGAGGTACCCGTGCTCGAGGACGGATGCGGCGCCGGTTGCGATGTCCTTGACTACCTCGGTGATCCAGCGGCGGTGGGCAAGACGTGCTCGCGTGTCGATTTCGTTCAGCATGCGCTCAGCGGTCGTTCGGCGCCCCTGCAACGGCTCGGCCAGGGCGGCGACTGCCTGCAGGTGGGCGTCATGGGCGCCGGAGCGCAGATGTGCCACGGCCACATCGATGGCGGCTGGTTCGGGTCGTTGCCGAGGTGGCGAACTCGCCCACAGCACTGCGCTCTCCAGCCTGGTGCATCGATGGAGGACGATCCATGGCGGCGCCACCAGGGCGCGCCCCGGGCCTACGAGTAGATGAACAGTGCCGTCGTCTCCCCACTTCCCCGGAAGTCGGGTGGGCTGACCGCTAGCGGCTCGTACGGCCGAAGTCCAGGCCAGTGCAGCGGGCGCGGCAAACAACACGGCTGCCCAGTCGCGCTGCAGGCGAGTCGGAGCACCGGTGTGGTTGGCGTATACCGATGGCAGGACCCTAGCCAGCTCCTTGCGCCGAAGCCATCGATCAATATCGTGACGCTGCGCTCCTGCGTCCAGCAGTTGGCTGCAGGCGATGACGATGACGCCCGATTGCCTCCCCAGGTCGGGCGTCACGGTGCTCAGATCCATCGGGTCAGCATCGCCTGCCGGAGCCAATTCGTGCCGAGTCGCCTGTGGATAGCGATGCACGTGCATTGATGGATGCTGTCCAGCCGCACGAGGTAAGGCTGAGGAGAACTCTTGGGCGCCGGTGGCCGCCGGGTAGGGTCACGGCGTGGTTCCTCGTCCTCGCCTTCGTACCCGCGCTCTCGATCTGGGTTATCGCGCTGTTGCGCGTCCGATCCTGTTCCGCAGCGGTGGCGGTGACGCCGAGTACGCCCACCACGAGACCTTGCGCCGCCTCCAGGAGGCAGGAGAGGACCCGCGGCGCCTCGCGCTGCTGTCGCGGCTGACGGATGTATGCGGCAGCGAACCGGTCGATGTTGCCGGTATCCAGTTTCCGCACCGTGTCGGCCTGGCGGCGGGTGTCGACAAGGACGGTATGGGCCTGCGCGCCTGGCCGGCGCTAGGCCTCGGGCACGTAGAACTAGGAACCGTGACGGGCGAACCGCAGCCCGGTAATCCCACGCCGAGGCTTTTTCGGCTCCGCTCCAGCCAGGCGATCATCAACCGGATGGGCTTCAACAACGCCGGGTCGCGGGCCTTGGCTGAGCGCCTTCGTGCGGTTGGCTCGGTCGGTATCCCAGTGGGCGTGAGTATCGGTAAGACCAAAGCCGTTCCGGTGGAGGAGGCCATCGCGGATTATCTTGCGAGTGTTCGCCACCTCGACGGGCTCGCCGACTATCTCGCGGTCAACGTGTCCAGCCCCAACACCCCGGGGTTGCGAAGCCTGCAAGACCGGGAGCCGCTGCGGGAACTGCTGGCCGCCATCACCTCGGAGGCCGCGACGCTGGCCCGTCAGCGCGGTGGGTCTCCGGTGCCGATCTTCGTCAAGGTCGCGCCCGACCTCAGCGACGCCGCGTTGCACGAGGTGATGGGCGTGGCCCAGGAAACGGATGTTTCTGGGTTGATCGCCACCAACACGACCGTGTCCCGGGATCGCATCGCGGATGCGGACCTGCCCCTGGCGAAGGAGGCCGGCGGTTTGTCTGGTGCGCCTTTGACGCGTCGGGCACGCCAGGTGGTCGGGTTGTTGGCAGGGGCCAGCGACCTGCCCGTCATTGGTGTCGGCGGCGTCATGAGCGCCGACGATGGCCGAGCGTTGGTGGATGCAGGCGCCTCGCTGGTCCAGATCTATACCGGGTTCATTTATCGCGGCCCCGCCTTGGTGCAGGAGCTCGTGCGGGCCTTGGACGTGGAGCCGCAGGAGGCTGCGTGAACGACCTCATCTCGACGCTGCGGCGGCGCTGGCCGGCCGTCGCTGTTGGCGTCATTGCCGCGATCCTGCTGATCGCGTTAGGCGTACAGAACAACCCGTCGTCGGACCGTACGGTGAACCCGAGTGGTTCCGCAGCCACGAGCGGGCAGACCTCCGGGGGCCTGCCACAGGTGGCGATTCAGGACCTCCCGCCAGAGGCGCGCACCACTATCGAGTTGATCGACCAGGGCGGCCCGTACCCCTATGACGAGGACGACTCGGACTTCCAGAATCGGGAAGGTCATCTGCCGCAGGCGCCCAGCGGCACCTATCGCGAATACACGGTGCGCACACCTGGCGAGTCCGATCGCGGCGCCCGACGCATCGTGAAGGCACGCGACGGAACGCTCTACTACACCGACGATCACTACGAATCGTTCACGCAGGTCAAGAGATGACTGAGGGCCAGCCAGACTCGACGCCGTGGTCGCGGATTGACCTCGACACCAGGGGCGTACGCGACAAGACGGAGTTGATGGATCGACTCACGGTCGCGCTAGACCTGCCGACCTGGTTCGGACGCAACTGGGACGCCTTGGCCGACTGCCTGCGCGAGGTGCGCGGCGAGCCGGGCGTCGAGTTCGTCTGGCGAGGCGAGCAGGACCTTCCCGAAGGTTTGCGCGAGACGCTGCACGACGTCCTGGACGAACGAGCCGAGGCGGGGCCGACACCCTGGCGCACCATCCGCGTCGAGGAGTAAACCTCGGCCCGACGTCAGCGTCCACGTGCCGGAATCTAGACTGTGGCAATTGTGAGCATCCCCCTCCCGACCGAGCACCTCGGCAGTGATCTGACCGAGCACGTCCGGGACCGTGTGCAGGCGCTCGAGCCGCTCCTGATCGAGATCCGACGCGACCTGCACGCCCATCCGGAGTTGTCGTGGAAGGAACACCGGACCACCGAGGCGGTGCACGAGCATCTCGACCGCGCAGGCATTTCTTACCGGCGCTTGCCTGGAACCGGTCTGGTCGCTGATCTGGGTGCGCCGAACCCCACCCGCCGCGTCGCCCTGCGTGCCGACCTGGACGCGCTCCCACTTCAGGACCGCTCCGGTGTGGAATTCTCGTCCGTCGTCGATGGTGTGGCGCATGCGTGCGGCCACGATGTGCACACGACCGCGTTGCTCGGCGCTGGCCTGGCGTTGCACGAGTTCCACGATGAACTCGTCGCCGCGGGCAGGGGAGTCCGGCTGCTGTTCCAACCCGCCGAAGAGCAGGTTCCGGGTGGCGCGCACCACGTCATGGACCACGGCGGGCTCGAAGGTGTGGACGAAGTCTTCGCGCTGCACTGCGACCCGAGCATCGACGTCGGGCAGGTGGGCTTGGTGTCTGGGCCGATTACCTCAGCGTGTGATGGGCTGACGGTCAATCTTTCTGGACGGGGTGGGCATACCTCGCGGCCGCATCTCACCCAAGATCTGGTCTACGCGCTGGGCAAGATCGTGACTGAGGTCCCGGCCGCGCTGACCCGACGGCTCGACCCGCGTGCGGGCGCCGCGCTCGTCTGGGGCCAGGTTCAGGCGGGGAATGCTCAGAACGTCATCCCTGCCGCGGGCTCGGTCTCCGGCACGTTGCGCGTCTTGGACGTCGGCTCATGGCGTACCGCTGCCGACCTCATCGAGAAGCTCGTCCATGAGGTCGCGGCACCGTACGACGTCACCGTCGACCTGGACTATGTCCGCGGCGTGCCGCCGGTGGTCAACCAACCGGCATCCGTGCTCGCGCTGAGTCGCGCCGCGACGACCACTATCGGGGCTGGAGCGGTGGTTCCGACGCAGCAGTCTCTTGGCGGCGAAGACTTCTCCTGGTACCTCACCGACCTCCCCGGCGCGATGGCTCGCCTGGGCACCCGCGCCCCCGGCGGCAAGACCTACGAACTGCATCAGGGCGACCTCGTCGTCGACGAGCGCGCGATCGGCTACGGCGCCATGGTTCTTGCCGGCGCCGCGCTGTACCACGGGTCTGGAGAGGGCACTTCTCCCGTTCGGTAACGGTTGGGTCACTACCCCTTCAGATGGCCTCGCGCTCGTACTTGGGAGTAGGTAGAGTTCGTTCGATTCGGGCCACTGTGGCCGACCGTTCGTCAGGGGCCTTTTCCTCTGCAACACCCCGTGAACGACCCTGCAAAATAAGGAGAACCCTGTGCGTCGAGCGCTCACAATGACGGCCGCGATGACCACCCTGGCCCTCGGTATGACGGCCTGCGGGTCAAGCGAGTCCACCGGTGGCGATGAGAAAGCCAAGACGACCGACCTGAAGGTCGGGATGGCTTACGACGTCGGTGGCCGCGGAGACCAGTCGTTCAACGACTCGGCCGCTAAAGGCTTGGACCGCGCCAAGGACAAACTAGGCGCCAAGATCAAAGATTCCTCGGCTCGTACCGGGGAGTCGGAGTCCGCCCGCGAGCAGCGACTACAGAGCCTGGTCGACGGTGGGTTCACCACGGTCATTGCCGTTGGGTACGCCTACGCCGAGGCAGTCGGCAAGGTCGCGAAGGCCAACCCGGACGTCAACTTCGCCATCATCGATGACGCGTCGAAGGCTTCGGCCGGCACCAACGTCGCCCAGATTACCTTCGCCGAGCATGAGGGCTCCTACCTCGCCGGTGCGGCTGCGGTCATGAAGTCGAAGAAGAAGCACCTTGGTTTCGTGGGTGGTGTGGAGACCCCCCTGATCAAGAAGTTTGAGGCCGGCTTCGTCGCAGGTGCCAAGAAGGCTGACCCGAAGGCCAAGGTCGAGGTCAACTACCTCACCCAGCCACCGGACTTCAGCGGCTTCGCCGACCCCTCGAAGGGCAAGACCGCGGCGCAGGGCATGTACCAAAAGGGCGCTGACATCGTCTACCACGCGGCGGGCGGCTCCGGCGCTGGTGTGTTTGATGCGACGGCCTCGGCCGGTAAGGGCAACTGGGCCATCGGTGTTGACTCCGACCAGGCCAAGACGGCCAAGGCCAGCGTCCGGCCGCTGATCCTGACTTCCGTGGTGAAGAACGTCGACGTGGGTGTCTACGACTTCATCAAGTCGGTTCAGGTCGGCTCGTTCAAGGGCGGCGCCAAGGAGTTCACGCTCAAGGATGGCGGCGTCAGCCTCGCCACCACCGGCGGCAACATCAAGGACATCCAGCCTGAGTTGGACAAGTTGAAGAAGCAGATCACCAACGGTGACATCAAGGTGCCGACCAGTCCCTGATCGTGACTGACCGGGCGCGTTAGGCGCGCCCAACCCATCTGACCTGGACGGCGCGCTACCGTGCCGTCCAGGTCGATGGTTTCTCAAGCCCCACGACAAGGCCCTGATCAGGAGCGTGTGTTATCAGCCAGACAGCAGCCGTTGAGCTCCACGGCATCACCAAGCGATTTCCCGGAGTCGTCGCCAACAAGGACATCGAGATTTCGGTCCGCCCTGGCACGGTGCACGCCCTCGTCGGAGAGAACGGCGCCGGCAAATCGACGCTGATGAAGATCCTCTATGGCGTCCAGCGCCCGGACGAGGGGACCATCACCATTAACGGGACGCAGGTGGAGCTACACAGCCCCACCGACGCCATCCAGGCCGGCATCGGCATGGTGTTCCAGCACTTCATGCTGGCCGACAATCTCACCGTCCTCGAAAACGTCGTCCTGGGCGCGGAGTCGATGCACGGCATCGGTGCCAACGCTCGACGAGAGATCGAGCGCATTAGCCAGGCCTACGGCTTGGGGATCCGGCCCGACGCGCTGGTCGCGAACCTCGGGGTCGGCGCCCGGCAGCGTGTCGAGATCCTCAAGGTGCTCTATCGAGGGGCCAAGATCTTGATCCTCGATGAGCCGACCGCCGTGCTGGTTCCGCAAGAGGTGGACGAACTCTTCGGCAACCTGGCCGAGTTGAAGTCCGAGAACCTCACGATCATCTTCATCTCGCACAAACTCGATGAAGTGCTGCAGGTCGCCGACGAGATCACCGTCATCCGGCGCGGCACCACGATCGACACAGTCGATCCCGCAGCGGTGACCGCACGCCAGTTGGCTGAATTGATGGTCGGCTCTGAGTTACCCACTCCCGACACCGAGGAGTCGACGGTCACCGACCGCGTCCTGCTGGAACTCACCGACTTGACCCTCCGCTCTGGCGAAGGACCAGCCCTTCTGAACGACATCGACCTTACGGTGCATGCCGGTGAGGTCGTGGGAATCGCTGGTGTCGAAGGCAATGGGCAAGAAGAGCTCATCGACATCATCATGGGGATGTCAGACCCTGACGAAGGACGCGTCACGTTCCTCGGCGAGGACATCACCGACTGGCATACCCGCAAGATCCGCGAGGCCGGAGTCGGCTACGTCCCCGCTGACCGGCACCGTCACGGTCTGCTGTTGGAGGCGCCGCTGTGGGAGAACCGCATCCTTGGCCACCAGACCCAGGCGCCCAACGTCAAAGGCCAGCGCATCGATGCCAAAGCCGCCCAGGCCGACACCGAGCGGATCGTCGAGACCTATGACGTACGTACCCCTGGCATTCATGTCACGGCCGGATCGCTGTCCGGTGGGAACCAGCAGAAACTGATCATTGGTCGGGAGATGAGCCACGCACCCCGGGTGCTGGTGGCAGCACACCCAACTCGCGGCGTCGATGTCGGCGCCCAGTCGGCCATCTGGGACCACCTACGCGAGGCCCGCCGCGAAGGCCTGGGAGTGCTCCTCATTTCGGCCGATCTTGACGAGCTGATCGGGCTGTCCGACACCATCCGGGTGATCCTGCGCGGTGCGTTGGTCGGCGAGTTTGACCCAGACACGGTGACGGCGCAGCAGTTGGGCTCTGCCATGACCGGTGCGGGCGACGAAAGCCCGGATGCCCGCCTCGACGAGCAGGAGCCGCAGGCATGAAGTCGACGCTCAAACTTGACCCCCGCGCGATCGGATTGGCCCTCGCTGCACCGGTTCTCGCGCTCCTGGTGGCCGTGCTGGTCACCTCCGCGCTTCTGCTGATCACCGGCGACCCCGTGGGCGAGGTGTGGCAGCAGATGCTGAAGGCGCCGCAACCCTCCCAGATGGTCGACATGATCAACTCGGCCACGGTGCTGTTTTTCTCCGCGGTCGCGGTGGCTATCGGCTTCCGCATGAAACTGTTCAACATCGGCGTGGACGGCCAGTACCGCGTCGCGGCGTTCGCTGCGGCAGCCGTTGGTGGTGAGGCCTGGCTCCCCGGCCCGCTCAACATCGTGCTGATCCTGTTGACCGCGATGGCGTGTGGCGCGTTCTGGGCAGGCATCGCGGGCTGGCTTAAAGTCACCCGCGGGGTCAGCGAGGTGATCTCCACGATCATGCTGAACGCCATCGCCACCGGAGTCGTGGCGTGGCTCCTGGCGAGGGTGGCGGCCGATCAGGCCGAAGGTTCCAACGAGATTGGCACCAAGGAACTGCCCGAGTCGTCGCAGATTCCCGGACTGAAGGTGTTCGCCTCGACCGAGAAGCGGGTCTACGCCCTGGTCATCCTGGCGATCATCGTCGGCGTGCTCTATTGGTACGTCATCAACAAGACCCGCTTCGGCTTCGACCTGCGGGCCACCGGCGAATCGGAGTCGGCGGCCGTGGCAAGCGGCGTTGACGTCAAGAAGATGGTTTTCGTCTCGATGCTGCTGTCCGGTGCCGTCGCCGGCCTAGTCGGTATGCCGCTGTTGTTGGGGGAGAGCTTCAACTACGGCACCGACTTCCAGGCAGGACTTGGCTTCTCCGGGATCGCGATCGCCCTGCTCGGCCGAAATACGGCTGGTGGCATGGCGCTCGGCGCGCTGCTGTGGGCCTACCTCGAGCGACAAGCAGTCACGCTACCGATCACCACCGACGTCGATGACTCCATCGTCGAGATCATCCAGGGCGTCATGGTGCTCGCCGTGGTGATCGCCTACGAAGTGGTGCGCAGAATGCGTCTGCGGTTGGAGCAGCAAGAAGTCACCAAGGAGTTGACCGCCAAGGACACATCACCTGAGGCAGCGACGAGCGGAGGCGACCGATGAGCGTCACGATGACGGGCAAGGTCGAGCAGCCGCATACCCCCGTGCAAGACATGGCCCGAGCGCGGAAGTGGCAGCTCATCTCGCTGGCGGTCTTCAGCGTCGTGGTGATGCTGTCGGCCCTGCGCGTAGTGACCGGAGCCGATGACATCGACTCTGCTGGTCTGATCAGCGCAGCGTTGGCCAGCGCGGTCCCGATCGGCTTGGCCGCGCTGGGTGGGCTGTGGTCCGAACGCGCCGGCGTCATCAATATCGGCCTCGAAGGCATGATGATCCTGGGGACCTGGGGCGCGGCCTACGCCACCCTCACCTGGGGGCCATGGATCGGACTCCTCGGTGGGATCGTTGCCGGGCTGTTGGGTGCGGTGATCCATGCGCTCGCAACCGTGGTGTTCGGCGTCGATCACATCGTCTCCGGTGTCGCGATCAACGTCATTGCGCCGGGCGCTGCGGCCTATCTCGCGTCGCGCACCTTCGCGACCATGGAGGGTGGCGGACCGACCCAGTCCCCGCCGCTTGAGCAGGTGTCGCGGCTGAGCGTTCCCGGCATCGGTGAGCCACTAGCGGACCTTGAGAAGCAAGACATCTTCTTTGTGTCCGATCTCGCGGGCATCCTGCGTGGCCTGCTCACCAACTTGTCGGCCGTCACCGTGATCGCCGTGCTGCTCGTGGTCGGATCCTGGTGGGTGCTGTGGCGAACGCCATTCGGGCTGCGCCTGCGCGCCTGTGGTGAGGGCCCCGTCGCAGCGGAGACCCTTGGCGTCAACGTGGCGCGATACAAGATCATCGCGGTCCTGATCTCCGG is a genomic window containing:
- a CDS encoding ABC transporter permease, with product MSVTMTGKVEQPHTPVQDMARARKWQLISLAVFSVVVMLSALRVVTGADDIDSAGLISAALASAVPIGLAALGGLWSERAGVINIGLEGMMILGTWGAAYATLTWGPWIGLLGGIVAGLLGAVIHALATVVFGVDHIVSGVAINVIAPGAAAYLASRTFATMEGGGPTQSPPLEQVSRLSVPGIGEPLADLEKQDIFFVSDLAGILRGLLTNLSAVTVIAVLLVVGSWWVLWRTPFGLRLRACGEGPVAAETLGVNVARYKIIAVLISGGMAGLGGAFLAQIAAAAYREGQTGGRGYIGLAAMIFGNWRPGGLAGGALLFGYTDAARLRDAGNNIHALMLLAVLLLFAVGVWQLVRKGKKLQGILAIAFAGLALVLYLTTDKVSSELASTTPYVVTLLVMGLASQRLRPPAAIGKIYRKGEGH